A window of Syngnathoides biaculeatus isolate LvHL_M chromosome 9, ASM1980259v1, whole genome shotgun sequence contains these coding sequences:
- the rrp36 gene encoding ribosomal RNA processing protein 36 homolog isoform X1, giving the protein MKRAQHTNAVLVASNNNNGSSSEEEDEEAESGKEEESRPGSDEEEAESGKEEESRPGSDEEEAESGKEEESRPGSDSDSDSDGGGAEDTQQHEEGSDDDETEEEEEEPGSAAWTGDDVRKELSHLPFEDVLKLQSRVGTKAYKRVAYGAAGRPPSAAARKRLNKNRPTEVSAKKPVPFLRQVVAVKKATQRDPRFDDLSGEYKAAIFEKTYKFVHDIRQRETQELRRQLKKTKDKDRKEKIGFLLKRMANQERARQSQEQQRARELQHKREQRERANRGARPFFLKKGEQKKLRLAARFSELKESGKLDAFLSKKRKRNAGKDRRKLPGPPRRGKPAAQ; this is encoded by the exons ATGAAGAGAGCGCAACACACCAACGCGGTGTTGGTggcaagcaacaacaacaacggcagcagcagcgaggaggaggacgaggaggccgAGTCCggaaaggaggaggaaagtCGGCCAGGTTCTGACGAGGAGGAGGCCGAGTCCggaaaggaggaggaaagtCGGCCAGGATCTGACGAGGAGGAGGCCGAGTCCggaaaggaggaggaaagtCGGCcaggttctgattctgattctgattctgatggggGGGGTGCTGAAGACACACAGCAACATGAGGAAGGTTCTGATGACGATGAAaccgaggaagaggaagaggagccaGGGTCAGCGGCGTGGACGGGAGATGACGTCAGAAAAG AGTTGTCCCACCTGCCGTTCGAGGACGTCCTGAAACTGCAGAGCCGCGTGGGCACCAAAGCGTACAAGCGGGTCGCTTACGGCGCCGCCGGCCGGCCGCCGAGCGCCGCCGCTCGCAAACGTCTCAACAAGAACAG GCCAACGGAGGTCTCGGCCAAGAAACCGGTCCCGTTCCTTCGCCAGGTGGTCGCCGTTAAGAAGGCG ACGCAGAGAGACCCCCGCTTCGACGACCTGTCAGGGGAGTACAAGGCGGCCATCTTTGAGAAAACCTACAAGTTCGTCCACGACATCAGACAGCGTGAGACGCAG GAGCTCCGGCGGCAGCTGAAGAAAACCAAAGACAAAGACCGCAAAGAGAAGATCGGCTTCCTCCTCAAGAGGATG GCCAATCAGGAGCGAGCGCGCCAGAGTCAAGAGCAGCAACGGGCGAGAGAGCTTCAGCACAAGCGGGAGCAGAGAGAACGAGCCAATCGGGGAGCTCGGCCTTTCTTCCTCAAGAAAG GCGAGCAGAAGAAACTGCGTCTGGCGGCGAGATTCTCGGAGCTGAAGGAGAGCGGCAAGCTGGACGCCTTCCTCagcaagaagaggaagaggaacgCCGGCAAGGATCGCAGGAAGCTGCCGGGGCCGCCGCGGCGCGGGAAGCCCGCCGCGCAGTGA
- the rrp36 gene encoding ribosomal RNA processing protein 36 homolog isoform X2 has product MKRAQHTNAVLVASNNNNGSSSEEEDEEAESGKEEESRPGSDEEEAESGKEEESRPGSDSDSDSDGGGAEDTQQHEEGSDDDETEEEEEEPGSAAWTGDDVRKELSHLPFEDVLKLQSRVGTKAYKRVAYGAAGRPPSAAARKRLNKNRPTEVSAKKPVPFLRQVVAVKKATQRDPRFDDLSGEYKAAIFEKTYKFVHDIRQRETQELRRQLKKTKDKDRKEKIGFLLKRMANQERARQSQEQQRARELQHKREQRERANRGARPFFLKKGEQKKLRLAARFSELKESGKLDAFLSKKRKRNAGKDRRKLPGPPRRGKPAAQ; this is encoded by the exons ATGAAGAGAGCGCAACACACCAACGCGGTGTTGGTggcaagcaacaacaacaacggcagcagcagcgaggaggaggacgaggaggccgAGTCCggaaaggaggaggaaagtCGGCCAG GATCTGACGAGGAGGAGGCCGAGTCCggaaaggaggaggaaagtCGGCcaggttctgattctgattctgattctgatggggGGGGTGCTGAAGACACACAGCAACATGAGGAAGGTTCTGATGACGATGAAaccgaggaagaggaagaggagccaGGGTCAGCGGCGTGGACGGGAGATGACGTCAGAAAAG AGTTGTCCCACCTGCCGTTCGAGGACGTCCTGAAACTGCAGAGCCGCGTGGGCACCAAAGCGTACAAGCGGGTCGCTTACGGCGCCGCCGGCCGGCCGCCGAGCGCCGCCGCTCGCAAACGTCTCAACAAGAACAG GCCAACGGAGGTCTCGGCCAAGAAACCGGTCCCGTTCCTTCGCCAGGTGGTCGCCGTTAAGAAGGCG ACGCAGAGAGACCCCCGCTTCGACGACCTGTCAGGGGAGTACAAGGCGGCCATCTTTGAGAAAACCTACAAGTTCGTCCACGACATCAGACAGCGTGAGACGCAG GAGCTCCGGCGGCAGCTGAAGAAAACCAAAGACAAAGACCGCAAAGAGAAGATCGGCTTCCTCCTCAAGAGGATG GCCAATCAGGAGCGAGCGCGCCAGAGTCAAGAGCAGCAACGGGCGAGAGAGCTTCAGCACAAGCGGGAGCAGAGAGAACGAGCCAATCGGGGAGCTCGGCCTTTCTTCCTCAAGAAAG GCGAGCAGAAGAAACTGCGTCTGGCGGCGAGATTCTCGGAGCTGAAGGAGAGCGGCAAGCTGGACGCCTTCCTCagcaagaagaggaagaggaacgCCGGCAAGGATCGCAGGAAGCTGCCGGGGCCGCCGCGGCGCGGGAAGCCCGCCGCGCAGTGA
- the LOC133506732 gene encoding myelin and lymphocyte protein-like, translating into MASNTAEPAATAATTTVTMAELPRGAAVCATLPDLLYLPELVFGGLVWILVACTLVLPENPLGWLMFVSVFCFVATFLWSVLFLCGCHSNKSRWAAADFAYHLTAAVFYLSASVTLAKVTLDIRQGGNFQNYQLDVSAVVFSYVATLLYFAHTILSAMRWKTF; encoded by the exons ATGGCGTCCAACACGGCCGAACCGGCGGCGaccgccgccaccaccaccgtGACGATGGCCGAACTTCCCCGCGGAGCCGCCGTGTGCGCAACTCTTCCGGACCTCCTCTACCTACCTGAACTG GTTTTCGGGGGTCTGGTGTGGATCCTGGTGGCGTGCACGCTGGTGCTTCCGGAGAACCCGCTGGGCTGGCTCATGTTCGTCAGCGTCTTCTGCTTCGTCGCCACGTTTTTGTGGAGCGTCCTGTTCTTGTGCGGCTGTCATTCCAACAAAAGCCGCTGGGCGGCGGCA GACTTTGCGTATCACTTGACGGCCGCCGTTTTCTACCTCAGCGCCTCCGTGACCTTGGCAAAGGTCACGTTGGACATCCGGCAGGGCGGAAACTTCCAGAACTACCAGTTGGACGTATCTGCTGTG GTGTTCTCGTACGTGGCCACGCTGCTGTACTTCGCGCACACCATCTTGTCGGCCATGCGCTGGAAGACCTTCTAG
- the snrpb2 gene encoding U2 small nuclear ribonucleoprotein B'', giving the protein MDIRPNHTIYINNINDKVKKEELKRSLYALLTQFGQIVEIVAMKTMKMRGQAFVVFKELAAATNALRQLQGFPFYNKPMRIQYAKTDSEVITKVKGAHSDRDKKKDKKKKPQDAAVALARKAAMVPSLAVHIPPVQVPDNPPNYILFLSNLPEETNEMMLSMLFNQFPGFKEVRLVPGKHDIAFVEFEGEMQAGVAKDALQGFRITATCAMKITFAKK; this is encoded by the exons ATGGACATCCGGCCCAACCACACCATCTACATCAACAACATCAACGATAAAGTCAAGAAGGAAG AGTTGAAGCGTTCTCTGTACGCGCTCTTGACGCAGTTTGGCCAGATCGTGGAGATCGTGGCCATGAAGACCATGAAGATGAGGGGCCAGGCCTTCGTGGTGTTCAAGGAGCTCGCCGCCGCCACCAACGCCCTGCGCCAGCTGCAGGGCTTCCCCTTCTACAACAAACCCATG AGGATCCAGTACGCCAAGACCGACTCTGAAGTCATCACCAAGGTCAAAGGAGCGCACAGCGACCGAGATAAGaagaaggacaagaagaagaaacctCAGGACGCCGCCGTCGCCCTCGCCAGGAAAGCCGCCATG GTGCCGTCGCTTGCGGTTCACATTCCGCCAGTGCAG GTTCCCGACAACCCGCCCAACTACATCCTGTTCCTGAGCAACCTGCCTGAGGAAACCAACGAGATGATGCTGTCCATGCTCTTCAACCA GTTTCCCGGCTTCAAGGAGGTCCGTCTGGTTCCCGGGAAGCACGAcatcgcctttgtggagtttgaggGCGAGATGCAGGCGGGCGTGGCCAAGGACGCCCTGCAAGGCTTCAGGATCACCGCCACCTGCGCCATGAAGATCACTTTTGCCAAGAAGTAG